ATAACAACGACCAAAACACCACAAGGAGCTCCGCAATGACTTCCGTTTCCCTTACCGACTATCTAAAGACCCAGCCCGATGGCACGCTGGAATCTATTGCCACTCAATATGGCGTTACTCTACTGGACGTTGTGGCTCAGCTCCCCGCGCTGGCGTTAGTGGGCGGCGAGAAGTTTGACGCCGTGTGGGATACCGTTGCCGAATGGGGTAGCGTGACCACGCTGGTGCATACCGCCGATGTGATCATCGAATTCTCAGGCGAGCTGCCGTCCGGCTTCCACCGCCACGGCTACTTCAACCTGCGCGGTAAGAAAGGCATGACGGGGCATATCAAAGCGAGCAACTGCACCCATATCGCGCTGGTCGAGCGTAAATTCATGGGGATGGACACCGCCTCAATTCTGTTCTTCAATCAGGCGGGCAGCGCGATGCTGAAAATCTTCATCGGGCGCGACGATCATCGCCAACTCCTGGCAGACCAGCTCACGGCTTTCCGCACGCTGGCAGAGACACTTAAGGGAAATACTGCATGACACCATGGTTAATTTTTGGAGCTGGAGGCAAAGGCGTTGGTGCGCTGACGGCGAAGCTGGCGCTGGCAGAGGGTCGCCACGTGGTTGCGCTGGTGCGTAGCGAGGAGGCGGCAACAAAACTGCGTGTGGCTGGCGTTCAGGTGATTACCGGCGACGCCTGTAATACAGAAGCCGTCACCGAGGCCTGCCGCCTCGCGGGCAAAGAGGCTACCGTGATCTCAACCATGGGCGGTTCTCAGGACTATCTGGCGCACCGTACCGTCATCGACGTCGCCGAAAAAGCCGGTATTGCACGCATGGTGCTTGTAACCTCTTTGGGCTGCGGGGAGAGCTGGGCTTATTTATCCGACCGAGCAAAAGCGGCCTTTGGTCAGGCCGTACGGGAAAAGTCCCTCGCGGAAAGCTGGCTGCAAACCAGCAGGCTGGACTTTGCCATTGTGCGTCCCGGCGGCCTGCTTCACGGCGAGCCCACCGGTAAAGCGATGCTTAGCCAGACGCCCGAAATCCACGGTATGGTCATGCGTGCCGACGTCGCCGCGCACGTTGCGGAGCTGGCAAAAGCCCCAGGCCTGAACCGCCAGGTTTACGGCCTTGTACAACCGGGGCTTAAACCGGCTTGATGCTCTGCCGGGCTTTCGCTTTTCTGGCGGTATAGCCCGGCAAGCTCTTCCCTCTTGCTACACTTCCAGATAGTTTCAACAGATAACTAACCTGAGAAGAAGGCAAACAACGCTATGTCCGAACACAACTACCAGCCACCAAAAGTCTGGACCTGGAACAAGACCGAAGCCGGCCAGTTCTCCAGCATTAACCGTCCGATTTCCGGCCCAACCCACGAAAAAACGCTGCCGGTAGGCAAGCATCCGCTGCAGCTTTATTCTCTCGGCACGCCTAACGGGCAGAAGGTAACCATTCTGCTGGAAGAGCTGCTGGCGCTGGGCATCAGCGGGGCGGAATACGATGCGCACCTGATTCGCATCGGCGAAGGCGACCAGTTCTCCAGCGGGTTTGTGGAAGTGAACCCGAACTCCAAAATTCCGGCACTGTTTGACCACTCGGTTACCCCGCCGCTGCGGGTCTTCGAGTCCGGCAACATCCTGCTTTATCTCGCGGAAAAATTCGGCCACTTCCTGCCGAAGGATATCGCCGGGCGCACCGAAACGCTGAACTGGCTGTTCTGGCTGCAGGGTTCAGCGCCATACCTGGGCGGCGGTTTCGGCCACTTCTACCACTACGCCCCGGTCAAAATTGAGTACGCCATCAACCGCTTTGCGATGGAAGCCAAGCGCCAGCTGGACGTGCTCGACAAGCAGCTGGAGAATCACCGCTTTATCGCCGGTGATGAATACACTATCGCCGACATTGCCATCTTTACCTGGTATGGTGCGCTGGCGAAAGGCGGCCTGTATGAATCCGCCGAATTCCTTGACGTGGCTTCGTACAAACACTTTGGCCGCTGGGCCGACGACGTGGCAAACCGCCCGGCGGTGAAGCGTGGCCGCATCGTTAACCGCACCTGGGGCGATGTGCAGCTGGCCGAGCGTCACGATGCTTCAGATTTTGATGCTTTAGGGTTGTAGGACCCTCACCCTAACCCTCTCCCTGGAAGGGAGAGGGGAATCTTCACCGTTAACTCACACAAATGATAATAGTTTGCATTTAGTTATAGCAACAGCTATGTTTTATAGCACTTGCTATAAATGATGAATCTATAATCACTCGTGAGGGAAGACGATGCCCGGGAAACTGAAGTTAACGCAGAGTATTGTGGCCGCCGCCGCCGCGCTGGCGATGCTGTTGGGTGCCGCGCAGGCGCAGGCAAAATTTAAGGCAGTCACTACCTTTACCATCATCGCCGATATGGCGCAGAACGTGGCCGGAGACGCTGCCGACGTGGAGTCCATCACCAAGCCGGGGGCGGAAATCCATGAATACCAGCCGACGCCGGGCGACATCCGTCGGGCGCAGGGCGCTCAGCTAATTTTGACCAACGGGCTGAACCTTGAACTCTGGTTTGCGAAGTTTTATCAGCATCTGAAGGGCGTGCCTGAGGTGGTTGTCACCACCGGTATTCAGCCCACGGGCATTACAGAAGGCCCTTATAACGGCAAACCTAACCCTCACGCATGGATGTCGCCGCAAAATGCGTTGATCTACGTCGATAATATCCGCGATGCGTTCGTCAAATACGATCCGGACAATGCCGCGACCTATACCCGCAACGCCGAAGCCTACAAGCAGAAAATCCAGCAAACCCTCGAACCTCTGCGAAACGAGCTGGCAAAAATTCCGGCAGATAAGCGTTGGCTGGTGACCAGCGAAGGCGCGTTCTCCTATCTCGCCAACGACTTTGGCCTGAAAGAGCTCTATCTGTGGCCGATCAACGCCGATCAGCAGGGAACGCCGCAGCAGGTGCGCAAAGTGATCGACAGCATTCGCAAATACCAGATCCCGACTATTTTCAGTGAAAGTACCATCTCCGATAAACCGGCTCGTCAGGCGGCGCGGGAATCCGGCGCACATTACGGCGGCGTGCTGTATGTCGACTCCCTGAGCGCGGCGGATGGCCCTGTACCGACCTATCTTGACCTGCTGCACGTCACCACCAGCACCATCGTTAACGGCATCAATGAAGGGCTGAAAAAATGAGTCGTCGCGCCGGAATCGTCGTTCAGGACGCCAGCGTCACCTATCGTAATGGCCACACCGCGCTGCGTGCGGCCAGCTTTGAAATTCCGACCGGCACCATTGCGGCGCTGGTTGGGGTCAACGGTTCGGGGAAGTCCACGCTGTTTAAAGCGATCATGGGCTTTGTGCACTTGGCCAGCGGCAACATCTCGATTCTGGACATGCCCACGCGCAAGGCGCTGCGCAATAACCTGGTCGCCTATGTCCCGCAGTCCGAGGACGTGGACTGGACGTTCCCGGTGCTGGTTGAAGATGTGGTGATGATGGGGCGCTTCGGCCACATGGGGATGCTGCGTATTCCCGGCAAGGCCGACAGGCAGGCGGTGGACAATGCCCTCGCCCGCGTCGGCATGAGCGACTTCCGCAAACGCCAGATCGGCGAGCTGTCCGGCGGGCAGAAAAAACGCGTATTCCTCGCCCGCGCGATAGCCCAGGATGGCCAGGTGATCCTGCTGGACGAGCCGTTCACCGGCGTGGACGTGAAAACGGAAGAGCAGATCATCAGCCTGCTGCGCGAGCTGCGGGACGAGGGACGCACGATGCTGGTATCGACCCACAACCTAGGCGCCGTCACTGATTATTGCGACTACACCGTGCTGGTGAAAGGCACCGTGCTGGCCTGTGGACCCACGGACATCACCTTTACCCAGCAAAACCTGGAGCTGGCATTCAGCGGCGTGCTGCGCCACGTCACTCTGACCGGGAAGGAAACCAGCGTGTTCACCGACGATGAAAGGCCGTTTATCCACGGCGCAGCGTTGAAAGAGGAGCGATAATGTCCGTCCTGCTCGAGCCGTTTGGCTATGGCTACATGTTTAACGCCATCTGGGTATCGGCGCTGGTTGGCGGCGTCTGCGCCTTTCTCTCCTGCTACCTGATGCTGAAAGGCTGGTCGCTTATCGGTGACGCTCTTTCCCATTCTATCGTGCCCGGCGTTGCCGGTGCCTATATGCTCGGCCTGCCGTTTTCCATAGGCGCATTTTTCTCCGGTGGCCTGGCGGCGGGCACTATGCTGTTTTTAAACCAGCGCACGCGCCTGCGGGAAGACACCATCATCGGCCTTATTTTTTCGTCATTCTTTGGCCTCGGGCTGTTTATGGTGTCGCTCAACCCGACGTCGGTAAACATCCAGACCATCGTGCTCGGCAATATTCTCGCCATTGCGCCGTCGGATATCTTGCAGCTGGCCATTATTGGCTTTGTCTCTCTGGCGATTCTGCTGCTGAAGTGGAAAGACCTGATGGTCACCTTCTTCGACGAAAGCCATGCCCGCTCCATCGGCCTCAACCCTTTATGGCTGAAGGGGTTGTTTTTCACCCTGCTTTCCGCCACCACCGTGGCCGCGCTACAAACCGTCGGCGCTTTCCTGGTGATTTGCATGGTCGTCACGCCTGGCGCAACGGCTTACCTGTTGACCGACCGTTTTCCAAAGCTATTAATTACTGCCGTCACCTTAGGCACTTTAACCAGCGCATTCGGCACCTGGATCAGCTATTTCCTTGATGGCGCTACCGGCGGCATTATCGTGGTGCTGCAAACGCTGATCTTCCTGCTGACCTTTGTATTTGCCCCAAAACACGGTCTGCTGGCTAACCGTCGCCGTGCACGCCTGAGCCTGGAGCAAACGCCATGAGCCTGTTAGATACTTTGCTTTCCCCCTTCCAGTTTGGCTTTATGATCAACGCGCTGACCATGACCACGCTGGTCGCTATTCCCTGCGCGCTGCTCTCCTGCTTCCTGGTGCTAAAGGGCTGGGCGCTGATGGGCGATGCCATGAGCCACGCGGTTTTCCCCGGCGTGGTCATTGCCTGGATGGTGGGCCTGCCGCTGGGAATTGGCGCGTTCGTGGCCGGGCTGTTTTGCGCCTTTGCCACCGGCTACCTGCAGGACAACAGCCGCATCAAGCGTGATACGGTGATGGGCATTGTCTTCTCCGGCATGTTTGGCGCAGGGCTGGTGCTTTACGTCTACCTGAAGCCGGATATCCACCTCGACCACATTCTGTTTGGCGACATGCTGGGGGTAAGCTATAGCGATATTCTGCAAACAGGCGTCATCGTGCTGCTAACGGCGATTGTTGTGGCGCTGAAATGGCGGGATTTGCTGCTACACGCCTTCGATCCTATTCAGGCGCAGGTCTCCGGCCTGAACGTTAAGCTGCTGAACTACGGCCTGCTCTGCCTGGTGTCGCTGACCATCGTCGCAGCGTTAAAGGCGGTGGGGATTATCCTCGCGATTTCCCTGCTCATCGCGCCTGGCGCTATCGCTTCGCTGCTGACGCGCACGTTTAAAGGGATGATGCTGGTTGCTCTTGTACAGGCTATCGTAACGTCCTTCCTGGGCGTCTACCTTTCGTTCTTTATCGACAGTGCGCCCGCGCCGACTATCGTTGTGCTCTCCGCGCTGGTGTTTATTGCCGCGTTTATTCGGGCCACGATCCGGCAGCGGCGCATGGAGGCGATAAGCGAGCCATTCTGAATCAGCGTAAAGCGACCCGGATAACGGTTTTATGGTACAAAGTACCTTCTCTTTTTGCACAAGTACCAGGGTCGCGCCATGAGCTATACCATCGATATTATCTCCTGTATTACCGACCGTTTTGTCGAGCTGACCGCCACGGAAAAGCGCATCGCCCAGTTTATTCTGGACGATGTGCAGTCCGCTGCGGCGCTGCCCATTTCGGAAATGGCGCGCCAGACGCAAACCAGCCAGGCCTCAATAACCCGCTTTGCCCGCGCTATCGGCTGCAAGGACGTGCGTGAGCTTAAGGTAAAGCTGGCCCAGTCGCTGGCGGTCGGGCAGCGCTTTATCCTTGATGTCCCGGACCTGGAGGGCGTGCAGGGGATCTATGAAACCATCATCAACGTGCTGGATATCAACCGCCGCGCGCTAAACCCGGAATCGCTTAATAAAGCGGTTACCTGGCTCAGTAACGCTCGTCAGATTCTGGCTCTCGGTATGGGCGGCGGCTCAACGATTTGCGCTCAGGAACTCCAGTTTCGTCTCTTCCGTCTCGGGCTGCCGATCGTCAGCCAGAGCGACGGCCTGCTGGTCAGAATGATGTCCGCTTCGGTTTCGCCTAACGATATTGTCGTGGCGCTGTCGCTGGGGGGCTTCACGCCCGAAGTGGTGGAGAGCGCGGCAATTGCTCGCCAGTACGGCGCAAAGATCATCGCCATTACGCCGCCTGAAACCCCGCTGGCTCAGCAGGCGGATATCGTGCTGCCGCTTATCGTTCGGGAGAACGACTACATCTTCAAGCCAAGCACCTCGCGCTACGCAATGCTGGCGATGATAGATGTGTTGGCCACCGAACTGGCGATGGCCAATAAAAGTCAGGCGAAGGACCGGCTACGACGCATCAAGCTGGCGCTGGACAGCCATCGCGGCGGCGTGGACAGGCAGCCGCTGGGGGATTAGCCGCGGTCTGAGCGGTAGCAGGTCACGTCCACTTCGACTTTGCAGTCCACCACCAGATCCGCAACGCAGCACACGCGGGCCGGAGGATGGTCACCAAAGAATTCGCGAAATACTTTGTTGAAGGACTGGAAGTAGCGGGCGTCAGTCAGATAGACCTTCACGTGAACCACGTCGGCCAGGGTGTAGCCCGCTTCCGTCATGATATCCACGCAGTTCTGAATCGCCAGCCGCGACTGGTCGACAATACCGCCCTCAACAACCTCGCCGTCTTTCATTGGCGTCTGGCCGGAAACATACAGCCACCCGGCCGCTTCGACAGCTTTAGCGAAAGGCAGCTGCTGCCCGCCGGTACCGGTACTGCCGCCAACGCCATAACGTTTAATACTCATCGTTGCTCCTTATCGATCGGTTTACCCTCACCAGAATTTATCTCGTTTTTCCCCCTCTCCCCTCTCGGGAGAGGGGAGAGGGGCTGCGCTAAATTCACTTCTGCCGACGCAGGAAACGCCCCGCTCGACCAATGACTTTTTGTTCCTGGCCGTAGCTCATCACCCCGTTCACCATCACCGCCTGAATACCGGCGGCAGGCTGTTTCGGGTTACTGAAGCTCGCCATATCCCGCACGGTCTGCGGGTCGAACAAGACCAAATCAGCATAATAGCCGCGCTTCACCAGGCCACGTTCGTGCAGCTGGAACCGGGCCGCCGACATGCCCGTCATCTTATGTACCGCCTGCGTCAGCGGAAAAAGCTTCTCATCACGGCTGTAATGCCCCAGCACTCGCGGGAACGCGCCCCACAGGCGTGGATGCGGCATAGGATCGTTAGGCAGGCCGTCGGAGCCTATCATTGTCACCGGATAACTCAGCACGCGCCGCACATCCTGCTCGTCCATGTTGTAATAAATCGCGCCAGCGGGCATCAGCAATTTTCCCGCTTCGTGAAGTGACATCGACCAGCCGTCAGCGATTTGCTGCAG
This region of Cedecea lapagei genomic DNA includes:
- a CDS encoding manganese/iron ABC transporter ATP-binding protein, encoding MSRRAGIVVQDASVTYRNGHTALRAASFEIPTGTIAALVGVNGSGKSTLFKAIMGFVHLASGNISILDMPTRKALRNNLVAYVPQSEDVDWTFPVLVEDVVMMGRFGHMGMLRIPGKADRQAVDNALARVGMSDFRKRQIGELSGGQKKRVFLARAIAQDGQVILLDEPFTGVDVKTEEQIISLLRELRDEGRTMLVSTHNLGAVTDYCDYTVLVKGTVLACGPTDITFTQQNLELAFSGVLRHVTLTGKETSVFTDDERPFIHGAALKEER
- a CDS encoding RidA family protein — protein: MSIKRYGVGGSTGTGGQQLPFAKAVEAAGWLYVSGQTPMKDGEVVEGGIVDQSRLAIQNCVDIMTEAGYTLADVVHVKVYLTDARYFQSFNKVFREFFGDHPPARVCCVADLVVDCKVEVDVTCYRSDRG
- a CDS encoding metal ABC transporter permease; this encodes MSLLDTLLSPFQFGFMINALTMTTLVAIPCALLSCFLVLKGWALMGDAMSHAVFPGVVIAWMVGLPLGIGAFVAGLFCAFATGYLQDNSRIKRDTVMGIVFSGMFGAGLVLYVYLKPDIHLDHILFGDMLGVSYSDILQTGVIVLLTAIVVALKWRDLLLHAFDPIQAQVSGLNVKLLNYGLLCLVSLTIVAALKAVGIILAISLLIAPGAIASLLTRTFKGMMLVALVQAIVTSFLGVYLSFFIDSAPAPTIVVLSALVFIAAFIRATIRQRRMEAISEPF
- a CDS encoding MurR/RpiR family transcriptional regulator; translation: MSYTIDIISCITDRFVELTATEKRIAQFILDDVQSAAALPISEMARQTQTSQASITRFARAIGCKDVRELKVKLAQSLAVGQRFILDVPDLEGVQGIYETIINVLDINRRALNPESLNKAVTWLSNARQILALGMGGGSTICAQELQFRLFRLGLPIVSQSDGLLVRMMSASVSPNDIVVALSLGGFTPEVVESAAIARQYGAKIIAITPPETPLAQQADIVLPLIVRENDYIFKPSTSRYAMLAMIDVLATELAMANKSQAKDRLRRIKLALDSHRGGVDRQPLGD
- the yghU gene encoding glutathione-dependent disulfide-bond oxidoreductase; protein product: MSEHNYQPPKVWTWNKTEAGQFSSINRPISGPTHEKTLPVGKHPLQLYSLGTPNGQKVTILLEELLALGISGAEYDAHLIRIGEGDQFSSGFVEVNPNSKIPALFDHSVTPPLRVFESGNILLYLAEKFGHFLPKDIAGRTETLNWLFWLQGSAPYLGGGFGHFYHYAPVKIEYAINRFAMEAKRQLDVLDKQLENHRFIAGDEYTIADIAIFTWYGALAKGGLYESAEFLDVASYKHFGRWADDVANRPAVKRGRIVNRTWGDVQLAERHDASDFDALGL
- the hutX gene encoding heme utilization cystosolic carrier protein HutX encodes the protein MTSVSLTDYLKTQPDGTLESIATQYGVTLLDVVAQLPALALVGGEKFDAVWDTVAEWGSVTTLVHTADVIIEFSGELPSGFHRHGYFNLRGKKGMTGHIKASNCTHIALVERKFMGMDTASILFFNQAGSAMLKIFIGRDDHRQLLADQLTAFRTLAETLKGNTA
- the sitC gene encoding iron/manganese ABC transporter permease subunit SitC produces the protein MSVLLEPFGYGYMFNAIWVSALVGGVCAFLSCYLMLKGWSLIGDALSHSIVPGVAGAYMLGLPFSIGAFFSGGLAAGTMLFLNQRTRLREDTIIGLIFSSFFGLGLFMVSLNPTSVNIQTIVLGNILAIAPSDILQLAIIGFVSLAILLLKWKDLMVTFFDESHARSIGLNPLWLKGLFFTLLSATTVAALQTVGAFLVICMVVTPGATAYLLTDRFPKLLITAVTLGTLTSAFGTWISYFLDGATGGIIVVLQTLIFLLTFVFAPKHGLLANRRRARLSLEQTP
- a CDS encoding metal ABC transporter substrate-binding protein, yielding MPGKLKLTQSIVAAAAALAMLLGAAQAQAKFKAVTTFTIIADMAQNVAGDAADVESITKPGAEIHEYQPTPGDIRRAQGAQLILTNGLNLELWFAKFYQHLKGVPEVVVTTGIQPTGITEGPYNGKPNPHAWMSPQNALIYVDNIRDAFVKYDPDNAATYTRNAEAYKQKIQQTLEPLRNELAKIPADKRWLVTSEGAFSYLANDFGLKELYLWPINADQQGTPQQVRKVIDSIRKYQIPTIFSESTISDKPARQAARESGAHYGGVLYVDSLSAADGPVPTYLDLLHVTTSTIVNGINEGLKK
- a CDS encoding SDR family oxidoreductase, whose product is MTPWLIFGAGGKGVGALTAKLALAEGRHVVALVRSEEAATKLRVAGVQVITGDACNTEAVTEACRLAGKEATVISTMGGSQDYLAHRTVIDVAEKAGIARMVLVTSLGCGESWAYLSDRAKAAFGQAVREKSLAESWLQTSRLDFAIVRPGGLLHGEPTGKAMLSQTPEIHGMVMRADVAAHVAELAKAPGLNRQVYGLVQPGLKPA